From a single Silene latifolia isolate original U9 population chromosome 6, ASM4854445v1, whole genome shotgun sequence genomic region:
- the LOC141658974 gene encoding uncharacterized protein LOC141658974 — MVTKQSAVKKNSRSARNKDDVGGGTGEESVPAKPSKPSTGTGRKKVVPRVSGKGKSKARPVEDEDDSDVADEGTDEETVVVSKRKRKKVTFSLGSKKDKRKGIAVEEEDEPDEEDDIETDDEEGGLR, encoded by the exons ATGGTAACAAAGCAATCAGCAGTGAAGAAAAACTCAAGATCTGCGAGGAATAAGGATGATGTTGGTGGAG GGACGGGTGAAGAGTCGGTACCTGCGAAGCCGTCGAAACCTTCAACTGGTACAGGGAGGAAGAAAGTTGTGCCAAGGGTGTCGGGGAAAGGGAAGAGCAAAGCTAGACCAGTGGAGGATGAAGATGACAGTGATGTGGCAGACGAAGGTACAGATGAGGAGACGGTAGTTGTAAGTAAAAGGAAGAGGAAAAAGGTGACATTCAGTTTAGGGAGTAAGAAAGATAAGCGGAAGGGGATAGCAGTGGAGGAGGAGGACGAACCAGATGAGGAAGACGATATCGAGACAGATGATGAGGAAGGGGGACTACGTTAA
- the LOC141658975 gene encoding uncharacterized protein LOC141658975: MAQEVAAYRHHQSFGIGVWELQSYTVSRHLPKRLYRRPTENEPASRNPPVRFVQLPLPDGVPTDEELQATFYDVHVRNWMTTRRNLSVVNVIHKRLMGELGAQEDAGVDLQSSEMTSGASGSQSQGSFTQALANPEFVAAWNALGEKLDALIDVEMVHPPSFSLGVENIGAPSQRVTQPNTRTRGRKTNAQAK; encoded by the exons ATGGCCCAGGAGGTGGCAGCATACCGCCATCATCAAAGTTTCGGGATTGGCGTTTGGGAGCTTCAGTCATATACAGTTTCAAGGCACCTTCCAAAGAGGCTTTACCGTAGGCCAACTGAAAACGAACCAGCATCTAGGAACCCTCCAGTGCGATTTGTCCAGCTACCACTACCGGACGGAGTTCCGACAGATGAGGAGTTGCAGGCCACGTTCTATGAT GTTCACGTCCGTAATTGGATGACAACAAGGAGGAATCTTTCTGTGGTTAATGTTATACACAAGAGGCTTATGGGGGAGTTAGGAGCCCAGGAGGATGCTGGTGTAGATCTTCAGTCCAGTGAAATGACAAGTGGTGCTTCTGGGTCGCAATCACAGGGATCCTTTACACAAGCGTTGGCCAATCCAGAGTTTGTTGCAGCCTGGAATGCTCTAGGAGAAAAGTTGGATGCCCTGATTGATGTGGAAATGGTTCATCCACCGTCCTTTTCACTTGGCGTAGAAAACATTGGAGCTCCCAGTCAGAGGGTAACCCAGCCTAACACTCGCACTAGGGGACGAAAGACTAATGCACAGGCTAAGTAG